The Lycium barbarum isolate Lr01 chromosome 10, ASM1917538v2, whole genome shotgun sequence genome includes a region encoding these proteins:
- the LOC132613641 gene encoding mediator of RNA polymerase II transcription subunit 11 isoform X1, with product MPLLWDSVSKILFNFSTLARSSALQFSHLFNSMDSQSQNTSLQRLQNVEKRIVRVLELAGGVMDEMANPSGPRKEVIDSHCSEFMQLIKDIQVTLREEIKSACEYRPFEKCDYVPRISNEICCKKLEYVISQFDDMKRTIEGYHAASLDNMALD from the exons ATGCCTCTACTATGGGACTCAGTAAG CAAAATTCTGTTTAATTTCTCCACATTAGCTCGCTCTTCGGCGTTGCAATTCAGTCATCTTTTTAACAGTATGGATTCGCAAAGCCAGAATACTTCGTTGCAGAGACTGCAAAACGTTGAGAAG AGGATAGTCAGAGTTCTGGAGCTAGCAGGAGGCGTAATGGATGAAATGGCAAATCCGAGCGGTCCTAGGAAGGAGGTTATTGACAGCCATTGCAGTGAGTTCATGCAACTAATCAAG GACATCCAGGTCACACTGCGAGAAGAAATCAAAAGTGCATGTGAATATCGTCCTTTCGAGAAGTGTGACTATGTACCGAGAATATCAAACGAGATCTGTTGCAAGAAACTGGAGTATGTCATCTCTCAGTTTGATGATATGAAGCGAACAATTGAGGGGTATCATGCTGCATCATTAGACAATATGGCCCTAGATTAG
- the LOC132613641 gene encoding mediator of RNA polymerase II transcription subunit 11 isoform X2, with translation MSKILFNFSTLARSSALQFSHLFNSMDSQSQNTSLQRLQNVEKRIVRVLELAGGVMDEMANPSGPRKEVIDSHCSEFMQLIKDIQVTLREEIKSACEYRPFEKCDYVPRISNEICCKKLEYVISQFDDMKRTIEGYHAASLDNMALD, from the exons ATGAG CAAAATTCTGTTTAATTTCTCCACATTAGCTCGCTCTTCGGCGTTGCAATTCAGTCATCTTTTTAACAGTATGGATTCGCAAAGCCAGAATACTTCGTTGCAGAGACTGCAAAACGTTGAGAAG AGGATAGTCAGAGTTCTGGAGCTAGCAGGAGGCGTAATGGATGAAATGGCAAATCCGAGCGGTCCTAGGAAGGAGGTTATTGACAGCCATTGCAGTGAGTTCATGCAACTAATCAAG GACATCCAGGTCACACTGCGAGAAGAAATCAAAAGTGCATGTGAATATCGTCCTTTCGAGAAGTGTGACTATGTACCGAGAATATCAAACGAGATCTGTTGCAAGAAACTGGAGTATGTCATCTCTCAGTTTGATGATATGAAGCGAACAATTGAGGGGTATCATGCTGCATCATTAGACAATATGGCCCTAGATTAG
- the LOC132613641 gene encoding mediator of RNA polymerase II transcription subunit 11 isoform X3 translates to MDSQSQNTSLQRLQNVEKRIVRVLELAGGVMDEMANPSGPRKEVIDSHCSEFMQLIKDIQVTLREEIKSACEYRPFEKCDYVPRISNEICCKKLEYVISQFDDMKRTIEGYHAASLDNMALD, encoded by the exons ATGGATTCGCAAAGCCAGAATACTTCGTTGCAGAGACTGCAAAACGTTGAGAAG AGGATAGTCAGAGTTCTGGAGCTAGCAGGAGGCGTAATGGATGAAATGGCAAATCCGAGCGGTCCTAGGAAGGAGGTTATTGACAGCCATTGCAGTGAGTTCATGCAACTAATCAAG GACATCCAGGTCACACTGCGAGAAGAAATCAAAAGTGCATGTGAATATCGTCCTTTCGAGAAGTGTGACTATGTACCGAGAATATCAAACGAGATCTGTTGCAAGAAACTGGAGTATGTCATCTCTCAGTTTGATGATATGAAGCGAACAATTGAGGGGTATCATGCTGCATCATTAGACAATATGGCCCTAGATTAG
- the LOC132614130 gene encoding uncharacterized protein LOC132614130, with protein MKNLCRKSTVHPITSPLVLSDQLSLLPATILTLTAALSQEDKQVLAYLIACSSNNFSNNLGNTHKNSTTTSTDHPYCFNCYCFNCYMSYWVKWDSSPNHQLIHEIIDAFEGMVLKKKKGKSKKQRRNKNIGSYGGSCEVKMNTEMCEKTCGSNDGVVSEDGYRELDEGNEKGSVRRFVSFLGQSFWSVWHI; from the coding sequence ATGAAGAATCTTTGTAGAAAAAGCACAGTTCATCCAATTACTTCACCTTTAGTATTATCAGACCAGCTTTCTTTGTTACCAGCTACAATCTTGACACTAACAGCAGCTTTATCTCAAGAAGATAAACAAGTCTTGGCGTATCTAATTGCTTGTTCTTCCAATAATTTCTCCAACAATCTTGGAAACACTCACAAAAACTCAACCACCACTTCTACAGACCATCCATATTGTTTCAACTGCTACTGTTTCAATTGCTATATGAGTTACTGGGTAAAATGGGATTCATCTCCTAATCATCAACTCATTCATGAGATTATTGATGCTTTTGAAGGCATGGTattgaagaagaaaaaaggaaagagcAAGAAGCAGAGGAGGAATAAGAACATAGGATCATATGGTGGTTCTTGTGAGGTTAAAATGAACACTGAAATGTGTGAGAAAACTTGTGGAAGCAATGATGGTGTTGTTAGTGAAGATGGTTATAGAGAACTGGATGAAGGAAATGAGAAAGGGTCTGTTAGAAGATTTGTGAGCTTTCTTGGTCAAAGCTTCTGGAGTGTTTGGCATATCTGA
- the LOC132614257 gene encoding serine/threonine/tyrosine-protein kinase HT1-like: MASSCFNPFRLRRSKSNQLSVPPSSSRRQWNSANIESMEKKRFDSLDSWSMILDSDNVETWETSKEDQKEEWIADLSQLFIGNKFASGAHSRIYRGIYKQRAVAVKMVRIPTHKEETRAKLEQQFKSEVALLSRLYHPNIVQFIAACKKPPVYCIITEYMSQGTLRMYLNKKEPYSLSTETILRLALDISRGMEYLHAQGVIHRDLKSSNLLLNDEMRVKVADFGTSCLETQCREAKGNMGTYRWMAPEMIKEKPYTRKVDVYSFGIVLWELTTALLPFQGMTPVQAAFAVAEKNERPPMPASCQPALAQLIKRCWAANPSKRPDFTYIVSALEKYDECVKEGLPMTLHSGLVSRNAIIERLKGCVSMSSSSISVNV; the protein is encoded by the exons atggcttcttcttgTTTCAATCCGTTTAGGCTGCGAAGGTCGAAGAGCAATCAATTATCAGTTCCACCATCATCATCAAGAAGACAGTGGAATTCAGCAAATATAGAGAGTATGGAGAAGAAGAGATTTGACAGTTTAGACTCATGGTCAATGATATTGGACTCTGATAATGTTGAGACTTGGGAAACTTCAAAGGAGGATCAAAAAGAAGAATGGATAGCTGATTTATCTCAGCTTTTTATTGGTAATAAATTTGCATCAGGTGCACATAGCAGAATTTATAGAGGAATTTACAAGCAAAGAGCAGTTGCTGTGAAAATGGTGAGGATTCCAACTCATAAGGAGGAGACTAGAGCTAAGCTTGAACAACAGTTCAAGTCTGAAGTTGCTTTGCTTTCTAGACTCTATCATCCCAATATAGTGCAG TTCATTGCCGCCTGTAAGAAGCCTCCGGTATATTGTATCATCACAGAGTACATGTCACAAGGGACACTGAGGATGTACCTCAACAAGAAAGAGCCATATTCACTCTCAACAGAGACAATTCTGAGGCTAGCCCTCGATATATCGCGAGGAATGGAGTATCTTCATGCACAAGGGGTGATCCATAGAGACCTGAAATCGAGTAATTTACTCTTAAATGATGAGATGCGTGTTAAGGTCGCGGATTTTGGCACGTCGTGTCTTGAAACGCAGTGCAGAGAGGCCAAAGGTAATATGGGAACATATCGATGGATGGCACCGGAGATGATAAAGGAGAAACCGTATACGCGGAAAGTTGATGTTTACAGTTTTGGGATTGTGCTGTGGGAACTCACAACAGCTTTGTTACCATTTCAAGGAATGACACCAGTACAGGCTGCTTTTGCTGTTGCTGAAAAG AATGAACGACCACCCATGCCAGCGAGTTGTCAACCCGCGCTTGCACAACTCATAAAGCGTTGTTGGGCCGCTAACCCTTCAAAGAGGCCAGATTTCACGTACATTGTATCTGCTCTAGAAAAGTATGACGAATGTGTCAAGGAAGGGCTTCCGATGACCCTTCATTCAGGGCTAGTTAGTCGGAACGCCATTATTGAACGCTTGAAAGGCTGTGTATCCATGAGTTCTTCATCTATATCTGTAAATGTCTGA
- the LOC132614385 gene encoding uncharacterized membrane protein At1g16860-like: MGSRTGSHQLSNGLIVSGRPENHKERQPTMGSRAVPYTGGDVKKSGELGKMYGVGSGDHHHHHHPGPPPILKPSSRGSSASQHNSGSVRSGPHSGPTGHKLTNSGSMPKKSSSSSGQLTPIQPTGLITSGPLSSNIGRRSGQLEPAGSFKKVVYGSSVTSLSDDVKTGFRVSRVAMWVILILVLMGLVVGVFLTVAVKKVVIVVAFAGVLAPMVLILIWNFAYKERGLLGYLKRYPDAELRGAIDGQFVKVTGVVTCGSIPLETSFQQIPRCVYASTELYEYKGWGGKSAHPSHRCFSWGRRHSEKYVADFYISDFQSGLRAMVKAGYGAKVVPFVKPTTAIDVTKSNRELSPNFLRWLADRSLSSDDRIMRLKEGYIKEGSTVSVMGVVRRHENVLMIVPPAEPISTGCQWIRFLLPTYIEGLVLTCDDSQNADVIPV, encoded by the exons atggGTTCCCGAACCGGGTCACACCAGCTAAGCAACGGGTTAATTGTCTCGGGTCGACCCGAGAATCACAAGGAACGTCAGCCCACAATGGGTTCCCGCGCCGTGCCGTATACCGGCGGCGACGTGAAGAAATCCGGCGAGCTTGGGAAAATGTACGGTGTTGGAAGTGGggaccaccaccaccaccaccacccggGCCCACCACCAATTCTGAAACCCTCATCAAGAGGATCATCTGCATCACAGCACAACAGTGGATCCGTGAGATCCGGCCCGCATTCCGGCCCGACGGGCCACAAACTCACCAACTCCGGCTCGATGCCGAAGAAATCCTCGTCTTCTTCCGGTCAGCTGACTCCGATTCAACCTACCGGTCTCATTACATCCGGTCCTTTGAGTTCCAATATCGGTCGGCGGTCCGGTCAGCTTGAACCGGCCGGTTCGTTTAAGAAAGTTGTGTACGGTTCGTCGGTGACGAGTTTAAGTGATGATGTAAAGACGGGTTTTAGGGTTTCTAGGGTTGCAATGTGGGTGATTCTAATATTGGTGTTGATGGGTTTGGTTGTGGGTGTGTTTCTGACGGTGGCGGTGAAAaaggtagttattgttgttgcaTTTGCTGGAGTTTTAGCTCCAATGGTGTTgatattaatttggaattttgcGTATAAAGAACGAGGGTTGTTGGGTTATTTGAAGAGATATCCTGATGCTGAGCTTAGAGGTGCCATTGATGGACAATTTGTCAAGGTCACTGGG GTTGTCACTTGTGGAAGTATCCCACTCGAAACTTCTTTTCAGCAGATACCAAGATGTGTATATGCTTCTACAGAACTGTACGAATACAAAGGTTGGGGTGGAAAATCAGCACATCCTAGCCACCGTTGCTTCTCATGGGGACGCAGGCATTCAGAG AAATATGTGGCTGATTTCTATATCTCGGACTTCCAGTCTGGATTAAGAGCTATGGTGAAGGCAGGTTATGGAGCAAAAGTTGTCCCATTTGTCAAGCCAACCACAGCCATTGACGTAACAAAGAGTAACAGAGAGTTGTCTCCCAACTTCCTGCGCTGGCTTGCTGATCGCAGCCTCTCAAGTGATGACCGCATAATGCGCCTCAAAGAAGG TTACATCAAAGAAGGAAGCACCGTAAGTGTAATGGGGGTTGTAAGACGCCATGAGAATGTCCTAATGATTGTTCCACCAGCAGAGCCTATTTCAACCGGATGTCAGTGGATCCGTTTTCTGCTCCCTACTTACATCGAAGGTCTCGTCTTGACGTGCGACGACAGCCAAAATGCAGACGTGATCCCTGTGTAA